One genomic window of Acidovorax radicis includes the following:
- a CDS encoding TRAP transporter small permease, whose product MSSSTPPGPETDAAPCAAIAEAEPRSLRLEDWLTVIVMAALALITFANVLVRYFTNSSFAWTEEISVFLMIALALIAGSAAVARDQHIRIEYFAEGGSALRSKRLSMLGAATVALLFGVIAVLSVRVVWDDYSFGETSPGIGVPQWWYSIWLPVFSALITARAVGLFIRRSRSTTVSGGAAASKDAQP is encoded by the coding sequence ATGTCCTCCTCCACCCCCCCAGGGCCAGAGACCGACGCAGCCCCCTGCGCGGCAATTGCCGAGGCCGAGCCCCGCTCGCTGCGCCTTGAAGACTGGCTCACCGTCATCGTCATGGCGGCCCTCGCACTCATCACCTTTGCCAACGTGCTGGTGCGCTACTTCACCAATTCGTCGTTCGCCTGGACCGAAGAAATCTCCGTGTTCCTGATGATCGCCCTGGCGCTCATCGCAGGCTCTGCCGCCGTGGCGCGCGACCAGCACATCCGCATCGAATACTTTGCCGAGGGCGGCTCTGCGCTGCGCAGCAAGCGCCTGTCCATGCTCGGCGCGGCCACCGTGGCCCTGCTTTTTGGCGTGATCGCCGTGCTGAGCGTGCGCGTGGTGTGGGACGACTACAGCTTTGGCGAGACTTCGCCCGGCATTGGCGTGCCGCAGTGGTGGTATTCGATCTGGCTGCCCGTGTTCTCGGCCCTCATCACGGCGCGCGCCGTGGGCCTGTTCATCCGCCGCAGCCGCAGCACGACGGTCAGCGGGGGCGCTGCAGCCTCCAAGGACGCCCAGCCATGA
- a CDS encoding LysR family transcriptional regulator — protein sequence METKWLEDFVSLAETRSFSRSAQLRHVTQPAFSRRIQALEGWAGTDLVDRSSYPTRLTPAGKTLYDQALEMLQALQNTRAMMRAHTSAGKDMIEFAVPHTLAFTFFPAWVSNLHDKFGPFKSRLIALNVHDAVMRLVEGGCDLLIAYHHPSQPFQLDANRYEMVSLGQEVLSPYSKADADGQPLHRLPGRAGQPLPYLGYAPGAYLGRVTELILKQSQTPIHLERVYETDMAEGLKAMALEGHGLAFLPHSAVKKELRSRRLVSAAPADTEGLEMTMDVRAYREKPNGKEQPKGMAQALWNYLQAQSGSC from the coding sequence ATGGAAACCAAGTGGCTTGAAGATTTCGTCAGTCTTGCGGAAACGCGCAGCTTCAGCCGGTCAGCGCAGTTGCGGCACGTGACCCAACCGGCTTTTTCGCGGCGGATCCAGGCGTTGGAGGGCTGGGCGGGCACCGATCTGGTGGACCGCAGTTCGTACCCCACCCGGCTCACCCCCGCTGGCAAAACGCTGTATGACCAGGCGCTGGAGATGCTTCAGGCGCTGCAAAACACCCGGGCCATGATGCGCGCGCATACCAGTGCCGGCAAGGACATGATCGAGTTTGCGGTGCCACACACGCTGGCGTTCACGTTTTTCCCTGCGTGGGTGTCGAACCTGCACGACAAGTTCGGGCCGTTCAAAAGCCGGCTGATTGCGCTCAACGTGCACGATGCCGTGATGCGGCTTGTGGAAGGCGGCTGCGATCTGCTGATCGCCTATCACCATCCTTCGCAACCTTTTCAGCTCGACGCCAACCGCTACGAAATGGTGAGCCTGGGGCAAGAGGTGTTGTCTCCCTACAGCAAGGCAGATGCCGACGGCCAGCCGCTGCACCGCCTGCCGGGGCGTGCGGGCCAGCCCTTGCCGTATCTGGGCTATGCGCCTGGCGCGTATCTGGGGCGGGTGACGGAGCTGATTCTCAAACAGTCGCAAACACCCATCCATCTGGAGCGCGTGTACGAAACCGACATGGCCGAAGGCCTCAAGGCGATGGCGCTTGAAGGCCACGGCCTGGCCTTTTTGCCGCACAGCGCGGTGAAAAAAGAACTGCGCTCGCGCCGCCTGGTCAGTGCGGCTCCTGCCGACACCGAGGGCCTGGAGATGACGATGGACGTGCGTGCCTACCGCGAAAAACCCAATGGCAAAGAGCAGCCCAAAGGCATGGCGCAGGCGCTCTGGAACTATCTGCAGGCGCAGTCAGGGTCATGCTAA
- a CDS encoding amino acid ABC transporter substrate-binding protein: protein MTIQRWGYTRGFAALCCVASMSVQAGVLERVAEGGKLVIAYRESSVPFSYIDSSSGKPVGYALDLCLRMAELVRKKTGKKDMGIEMVPVTSANRVTMVAQGKADMECGSTTNNAERRELVSFTVPHFITGARLLVKSTSTIDRVEDLNGKKLVSTKGSTPLKAAVQANRERLMGITILEAADHAKAVEMVEKGEADAFVMDDVLLYGLAAGRPDPKALKIVGRFMTTEPLAIMLPKDDPEFKKLVDDEMRRLITSHEIYPIYDKWFAKPIPPGNTVLSLPVSYLLRDFWKYPTDRVPF from the coding sequence ATGACCATTCAGCGTTGGGGATACACCAGGGGCTTTGCTGCCCTGTGCTGTGTTGCGTCCATGTCGGTGCAGGCTGGCGTGCTGGAGCGTGTGGCCGAAGGCGGCAAACTGGTCATCGCCTACCGTGAGTCATCGGTGCCTTTTTCGTACATTGACAGCAGTTCGGGCAAACCGGTGGGCTATGCGCTCGACCTGTGCCTGCGCATGGCAGAGCTGGTGCGCAAGAAAACGGGCAAGAAGGACATGGGCATCGAGATGGTGCCCGTCACCTCTGCCAATCGTGTGACCATGGTGGCACAAGGCAAGGCCGACATGGAGTGCGGCTCAACCACCAACAATGCCGAGCGGCGTGAGCTGGTTTCCTTCACGGTTCCTCACTTCATCACTGGCGCGCGCCTGCTGGTCAAGTCCACCAGCACCATCGACCGCGTGGAAGATCTCAACGGCAAAAAACTGGTGTCCACCAAAGGCTCCACACCCCTGAAGGCCGCTGTCCAGGCCAACCGCGAGCGCCTGATGGGTATTACCATCCTGGAGGCGGCCGACCATGCCAAAGCCGTTGAAATGGTGGAAAAGGGCGAGGCTGATGCCTTTGTCATGGACGATGTGCTGCTTTATGGCCTGGCAGCGGGGCGGCCCGACCCGAAGGCGCTGAAAATCGTGGGCCGCTTCATGACCACTGAGCCCCTGGCGATCATGCTGCCCAAGGACGACCCTGAATTCAAAAAGCTGGTGGACGATGAAATGCGCCGACTCATCACCAGCCACGAGATCTACCCCATCTACGACAAGTGGTTTGCCAAACCCATACCTCCAGGCAATACAGTGCTGAGCCTTCCGGTCAGTTATTTGTTGCGCGACTTCTGGAAATACCCTACTGACAGGGTGCCCTTCTGA
- a CDS encoding amino acid ABC transporter substrate-binding protein produces the protein MKKHLLAIAVAALAAGSAFAQANDTLAKIKASGSVTLGVRESSGLSYTLGNGKFVGFHTEMGEIVLHDIQKQLGLAKLDIKYQPVTSQNRIPLVTNGTVDLECGSTTNNATRQKDVAFAVTTYVEEVRTAVKANSGITSIKDLNGKTLVTTTGTTSVQTLRKHERAGGIDFKEVFGKDHADSFLMLETGRADAFVMDGSILAANISKSKNPADYKIVGEVLSVEPIACMLRKDDPAFKKAVDDSIKRQIADGSLAKLYDKWFMQPVPPTNTKVGLPMSEATKAAWANPNSKPMEDYVKK, from the coding sequence ATGAAAAAACATCTGCTGGCAATTGCCGTCGCCGCGCTGGCCGCTGGTAGCGCCTTCGCGCAGGCCAACGACACGTTGGCCAAGATCAAGGCCTCGGGCAGCGTCACGCTGGGTGTGCGCGAGTCTTCCGGTCTCTCCTACACGTTGGGTAACGGCAAGTTCGTAGGCTTTCACACCGAAATGGGTGAGATCGTCCTGCACGACATCCAGAAGCAGCTGGGTCTGGCCAAGCTGGACATCAAGTACCAGCCCGTCACTTCGCAAAACCGTATTCCCCTGGTGACCAATGGCACCGTGGATCTGGAGTGCGGCTCCACCACGAACAATGCCACCCGCCAGAAGGACGTGGCTTTCGCGGTGACCACGTATGTGGAAGAAGTGCGTACCGCCGTGAAGGCCAATTCGGGCATCACGTCGATCAAGGACCTGAACGGCAAGACGCTGGTTACCACCACCGGCACCACCTCGGTGCAAACGCTGCGCAAGCACGAACGTGCTGGCGGCATCGACTTCAAGGAAGTATTTGGCAAGGACCACGCAGACAGCTTCCTGATGCTGGAAACGGGCCGTGCGGACGCGTTCGTGATGGATGGCTCCATCCTGGCGGCCAACATCTCCAAGTCCAAGAACCCAGCCGATTACAAGATCGTGGGCGAAGTGCTGTCGGTGGAACCCATCGCTTGCATGCTGCGCAAGGATGACCCTGCCTTCAAGAAGGCGGTAGACGATTCCATCAAGCGCCAGATCGCCGACGGCTCGCTGGCCAAGCTGTACGACAAGTGGTTCATGCAACCCGTGCCACCCACCAACACCAAGGTCGGCCTGCCGATGTCTGAAGCCACCAAGGCTGCGTGGGCAAACCCCAACAGCAAGCCCATGGAAGACTACGTCAAGAAGTAA
- a CDS encoding amino acid ABC transporter permease produces MSWDWQVFCQDTMDREVVQGCFGKGGEVTYLDWILSAWGWTISVSLLALVLALVLGALIGTVRTLQDRPMIVRLGNAWVELFRNIPLLVQIFLWYHVLPSLIPALKQVPGFVLVVLALGFFTSARIAEQVRAGIQALPRGQRYAGLAMGFTTFQTYRYVLLPMAFRIIIPPLTSETMNIFKNSSVAFAVSVAELTMFAMQAQEETSRGIEVYLAVTALYVVSAFAINRIMAFVEKRVRIPGVALTASAGGGH; encoded by the coding sequence ATGAGTTGGGATTGGCAGGTGTTCTGCCAGGACACCATGGACAGAGAGGTTGTGCAAGGCTGCTTTGGCAAGGGCGGTGAAGTCACTTATCTGGACTGGATACTGTCGGCCTGGGGCTGGACCATATCCGTTTCGTTGCTGGCCTTGGTGCTGGCGCTTGTGTTGGGTGCGCTTATCGGCACGGTGCGTACCTTGCAGGACCGACCGATGATCGTGCGCCTGGGCAACGCCTGGGTGGAGCTTTTTCGTAATATTCCGCTGCTGGTGCAGATTTTCCTGTGGTACCACGTGTTGCCCAGCCTGATTCCGGCGCTCAAGCAGGTTCCGGGTTTTGTGCTGGTGGTGCTGGCACTGGGTTTTTTCACCTCGGCACGTATTGCCGAGCAGGTGCGCGCGGGGATTCAGGCCCTGCCGCGTGGTCAGCGTTATGCGGGTTTGGCGATGGGTTTCACCACCTTTCAGACCTACCGCTATGTGCTACTGCCGATGGCCTTTCGCATCATCATCCCGCCGCTGACCAGCGAAACGATGAACATCTTCAAGAACTCTTCGGTGGCGTTTGCCGTGTCGGTGGCCGAGCTGACCATGTTTGCGATGCAGGCGCAGGAAGAAACCTCGCGTGGCATTGAGGTCTATCTGGCGGTGACGGCGCTCTATGTCGTTTCGGCCTTTGCCATCAACCGGATCATGGCCTTCGTCGAAAAGCGCGTGCGTATCCCCGGTGTGGCCTTGACGGCCAGCGCGGGCGGGGGGCACTGA
- a CDS encoding amino acid ABC transporter permease has product MMNLDFSFYNWDLISNFVLKGLYFSLLLTLIATLGGVFFGTVLALMRLSGRKWLDVPATIYVNGMRSIPLVMVILWFFLLVPAIIGRPIGAEVSAIVTFVAFEAAYFSEIMRAGIQSISRGQVYAGQALGMTYGQNMKLVVLPQAFRNMLPVLLTQTIILFQDTSLVYAIGAYDMLKGFEVAGKNFGRPIEAYLAAAVLYFVMCYALSWMVKRLHQKIAIIR; this is encoded by the coding sequence ATGATGAATCTCGACTTTTCGTTCTACAACTGGGACCTGATCAGCAACTTCGTGCTCAAGGGGCTGTACTTCAGTCTGTTGCTCACGCTGATTGCCACCTTGGGGGGTGTGTTTTTTGGCACGGTGCTGGCACTGATGCGCCTGTCGGGCCGCAAGTGGCTGGATGTGCCGGCCACCATCTACGTCAACGGCATGCGCAGCATTCCGCTGGTGATGGTGATCCTGTGGTTCTTCCTGCTGGTGCCGGCCATCATCGGCCGCCCCATCGGCGCCGAGGTGTCGGCCATCGTGACCTTTGTCGCGTTCGAGGCGGCGTACTTCAGCGAGATCATGCGGGCAGGTATCCAGTCGATCTCGCGCGGCCAGGTGTACGCAGGGCAGGCGTTGGGCATGACCTACGGTCAGAACATGAAGCTCGTGGTGCTGCCACAGGCGTTTCGCAACATGCTGCCGGTGCTGCTCACGCAGACCATCATCCTGTTCCAGGACACCTCGCTGGTCTACGCCATCGGCGCCTACGACATGCTCAAGGGCTTTGAGGTGGCGGGCAAGAATTTTGGCCGCCCCATCGAGGCCTATCTGGCTGCAGCGGTTCTGTATTTTGTGATGTGCTACGCGCTGTCGTGGATGGTCAAGCGCCTGCACCAGAAGATTGCCATCATCCGGTGA
- a CDS encoding amino acid ABC transporter ATP-binding protein, giving the protein MIELKNVSKWYGPVQVLNECSATITKGEVVVVCGPSGSGKSTLIKTINALEPFQKGEITVDGVALHDPKTDLPKLRSRVGMVFQHFELFPHLSVTDNLTIAQIKVLGRSKDDAKKRGLKMLERVGLTAHKDKFPGQLSGGQQQRVAIARALSMDPIVMLFDEPTSALDPEMVGEVLDVMVGLANEGMTMMCVTHEMGFARKVSNRVIFMDVGGKILEDCSKEDFFNNPDARQPRTKDFLNKILQH; this is encoded by the coding sequence ATGATCGAACTCAAAAACGTATCGAAGTGGTATGGCCCGGTGCAGGTGCTCAATGAGTGTTCAGCCACCATCACCAAAGGTGAAGTGGTGGTGGTGTGCGGGCCCTCGGGTTCGGGCAAATCCACGCTGATCAAGACCATCAACGCGCTGGAGCCCTTCCAGAAGGGTGAGATCACCGTGGATGGCGTTGCACTGCACGACCCCAAGACCGACCTGCCCAAGCTGCGCAGCCGTGTGGGCATGGTGTTTCAGCACTTCGAGCTGTTCCCGCACCTGTCCGTGACGGACAACCTGACCATCGCGCAGATCAAGGTGCTGGGCCGCAGCAAGGACGACGCCAAAAAGCGCGGCCTCAAGATGCTGGAACGTGTGGGCCTCACGGCCCACAAGGACAAGTTCCCTGGCCAGCTGTCGGGCGGCCAGCAGCAGCGGGTGGCCATTGCACGTGCGCTCAGCATGGACCCCATTGTGATGCTGTTCGACGAGCCCACTTCGGCGCTCGACCCCGAAATGGTGGGCGAAGTGCTGGACGTGATGGTGGGCCTGGCCAACGAAGGCATGACCATGATGTGTGTGACCCACGAAATGGGCTTTGCCCGCAAGGTGAGCAACCGCGTGATCTTCATGGACGTGGGCGGCAAGATCCTGGAGGACTGCTCGAAAGAGGACTTCTTCAACAACCCCGACGCCCGCCAGCCGCGCACCAAGGATTTTCTCAACAAGATCCTGCAGCACTGA
- the pyrC gene encoding dihydroorotase, producing MTAAPHTPPSADVSTLTITRPDDWHLHVRDGEPLHTVVPHTAAQFGRAIIMPNLRPPVTTAEQALAYKQRILAAVPAGMSFEPLMTLYLTDNLPPEEIARAKAAGVVACKLYPAGATTNSDAGVTDLRKTYKTLEAMQKAGLLLLVHGEVTSSDIDLFDREAVFIEQQLIPLRRDFPELKIVFEHITTKDAADYVAQADRFTAATITAHHLLYNRNAIFIGGVRPHYYCLPVLKRETHRVALVQAATSGSNKFFLGTDSAPHPAHLKEHATGCAGCYTAHAAIEMYAEAFDNAGALDKLEGFASFHGPDFYSLPRNTGTITLRRESWTPPDSFAFGEAELKPLRAGEALPWRLV from the coding sequence ATGACAGCCGCCCCCCACACCCCCCCCTCCGCCGACGTTTCCACCCTCACCATCACCCGCCCCGACGACTGGCACCTGCACGTGCGCGACGGCGAGCCCCTGCACACCGTCGTGCCGCACACCGCCGCTCAGTTTGGGCGCGCCATCATCATGCCCAACCTGCGCCCGCCCGTGACCACGGCCGAGCAGGCCCTGGCTTACAAGCAGCGCATCCTGGCCGCCGTGCCTGCAGGCATGTCGTTTGAGCCACTGATGACGCTCTACCTCACCGATAACCTGCCGCCCGAAGAAATCGCGCGCGCCAAAGCCGCTGGCGTGGTGGCGTGCAAGCTCTACCCCGCAGGCGCCACCACCAACAGCGACGCGGGCGTGACCGACCTGCGCAAGACCTACAAAACGCTCGAAGCCATGCAGAAGGCCGGTTTGTTGCTGCTCGTGCATGGTGAGGTGACCAGCAGCGACATCGACCTGTTCGACCGCGAGGCGGTATTTATCGAGCAGCAACTGATCCCGCTGCGCCGCGACTTCCCTGAGCTGAAGATCGTCTTCGAGCACATCACCACCAAAGACGCTGCCGACTACGTGGCCCAGGCCGACCGCTTCACCGCTGCCACCATCACGGCGCACCACCTGCTGTACAACCGCAACGCCATTTTCATCGGCGGCGTGCGCCCCCACTACTACTGCCTGCCCGTGCTCAAGCGCGAGACGCACCGCGTGGCGCTGGTGCAAGCCGCTACGAGTGGCAGCAACAAGTTCTTCCTGGGCACCGACAGCGCGCCGCACCCCGCGCACCTCAAGGAACACGCCACCGGCTGCGCAGGCTGCTACACGGCCCACGCCGCCATCGAGATGTATGCCGAGGCGTTCGACAACGCGGGTGCGCTCGATAAGCTCGAAGGCTTTGCCAGCTTCCACGGCCCCGACTTCTACAGCCTGCCGCGCAACACCGGCACCATCACCTTGCGCCGCGAGTCGTGGACGCCACCCGACAGTTTTGCGTTTGGCGAAGCAGAGCTCAAGCCCCTGCGCGCGGGTGAAGCGTTGCCGTGGCGGTTGGTGTAA